A window of Deltaproteobacteria bacterium genomic DNA:
ATTCCGGCGCGCACCGCGGGTGAGGTCACTGAGCGTGCCGGTGTGACACTGTTCTTAGTGAGCCCACAAGCGGCGGGCGTCTCGGTTGTGCGGCAGTCAACCGTCGATGGTCGCAACGCGGCGCTCGTGCGATTGCAGAACGTCGCGGTTGGCGAAGATGACGTGATCGGCAGCATGGGCCAGGGGGCAGAGCTGCTGGCTGCGGTCGTGGATCGGGCCACCATTGGGGTTTGTGCCGAGATGCTCGGCAGCATGGCCGCGGCCTTCGAGATGACGCTGGACTATCTCAAAACCCGCACGCAATTCGGTGTGCTCATCGGCACCTTCCAGGCGCTCAAGCACCGCGCCGCCAAGATCTTTGTCGAGCTCGAACTGGCGCGCTCGGCGGTGATGGCGGCAGCGCAAGCGGCGGACGCGCAGCAGCCCCAGCTGCCGCGCCTGGTATCGCTCGCCAAGGCCCGCTGCGCCGATGCTTTCATCCTTACCGCCAACGAAGGCGTACAGATGCACGGCGGTATCGGCATGACCGACGAGCACGACATCGGCTTCTTCCTCAAGCGCGCCCGCGCCGCCGCCATGATCTTCGGCGACGCCGCTTTTCATCGCAACCGTTACGCGGCTACTGGCGGATACTAGGGCGAGGCGGAGCGGAGTAGTGACTTCGCACGGCCGCTATCCGCGGGGTCGGCGTGCTTCAGCGAACCCGGGCCGGTCATGTTGCTCGATCGCAGCGCTATTGCTCGCGTGCCACGTGTGATAGTGGTGACCGCATCCGCAAGAGGTTCTCGTTGTGAGTGGGCCGGCACGTCTCCCCTATTACACGTACTCAGATTATCGGTGCTTCGAGGAATCGACGGACGCCAAGCACGAATATGTGCACGGACAAATCCTGGCGATGGCCGGCGGCACTCCGGAACACGCAGCCCTAGCTACCGCCATAATCGGTCTCCTCGAACGGCGCCTGGCCGGTGGT
This region includes:
- a CDS encoding acyl-CoA dehydrogenase family protein produces the protein MALVFTEEQELLRHSAREFVTKQKPLRRLRALRDGNDPVGFSRQVWGEMAQLGWLAIPFPEQYGGAALGYMDLIVLMEELGRGLLPEPMLSAVLLGGNAIARGGSGTQKETLLPPLIEGKLLVTVAVQEPGSRYDLCHVATRAARAGAGWQLSGTKALVPDGHVADRIIIPARTAGEVTERAGVTLFLVSPQAAGVSVVRQSTVDGRNAALVRLQNVAVGEDDVIGSMGQGAELLAAVVDRATIGVCAEMLGSMAAAFEMTLDYLKTRTQFGVLIGTFQALKHRAAKIFVELELARSAVMAAAQAADAQQPQLPRLVSLAKARCADAFILTANEGVQMHGGIGMTDEHDIGFFLKRARAAAMIFGDAAFHRNRYAATGGY